The following is a genomic window from Opitutus sp. GAS368.
CGCCATCATCGACACGCACGAAATCGGGCAATGCGAATGGTTGTTCAGGACGGCAGCTCAGAATCAGTTCCTGCGGATCGGTGGCGCGGAGGGTGTCGGCCTGATGCTCGAGCAACCGGCGGTCGCCCCATGTCAGCCCGGCCTTGTCGCGTCCCATGCGGTGGGAATAGCCTCCGGCGAACAGGACGGCGGTGTGGCTCATGATGGCGCAGTCAGGCGCAAGCAGCCGTCACTGAGGATCAGCGCGCGCAGGCCGCCGCGGCCCTGCAGCCACTGCTCGGCTCCGGGCGCGAGGGCCTGGTCCATCCAGTAGCACGGCTTGCATTCACCCATGCCGCGAAAGCGCACGCCTTGGACGGTAAATTCCCTGCCGATGAGTGTCATCAGGTCGACGCCCCGTGTCAGCACGTTGCGCCGGTAGGCGGAAGCGGGGGCGACCGGGAGCTTCAGCGAGCGCTGCAGGTGCTCGTGAACCTCTGCGGCGAAAAACGTAATCTGGCCGGGGTAGTCAGGCTTGTGGTCAAAAAAGCGATCGCCGCGCAAACCGCGCCCGGCGACGCATTCCACCGATTCCACGGACTCGATGGCGTGCGTGCCAGACGGCTGCCCATGGTGGCCGACATAATTGTGCCCGGGGGAAATGAAAATAGCCTCGATGTTCATGCCCCGCGTACCCGTTCCGCCCCGCAATAGACATTAAATCTTTCGGCCCGGAGAAATCCGACCAGTGTGAGATTGCCGCGCCGGGCGCATTCAACCGCGAGGGTCGAGGGAGCGCCGATGCCGGCGATCAGAGGCAGTCCGGCGGCGAGCGTTTTCTGGACGAGTTCAAAGGAGACGCGCCCACTGACCAGCAGAACCGTGTCGCGCAGGGGCAGGCGGGATTCCAGCAAGGCCCAGCCGAGCACCTTGTCGAGCGCGTTGTGCCGGCCGACATCCTCGCGGAGGCAAAGCAGTTCACCGGCGGAGTTGAAAAGCGCGCTGGCATGAAGTCCGCCCGTCGCGGCAAACCCCGGCTGAGCGGCGCGGAGCCGGCCGGGCAGCGTCGCCAGGAAGGCGGGGGTAAACTGCGGTCCGGAAGCTGCCGGCAGGAAATTGTGGGCGACCGCATCGATCGTCGCCTTGCCGCACAGGCCGCAGCTCGACGAGCTGAAGACGTGCCGTGTCAACCGGGCAAAGTCGACGGCCACATCCGGCGCGAGCAGGGCGTCGACGACGTTGCCAGTCTGACCTTCCGGGAGATCGCGGCACATCAGAATATCCAACACGTCGGACGCCTGCCGGATCAGCCCCTCGGTCAGCAGAAATCCGGCGGCCAGTTCGCGGTCGTGGCCGGGTGTCCGCATGGTGACGGCTACGCTGCGTCCGCTGACGCGGATTTCCATCGGTTCTTCGATGGCGAGGTTGTCCGTGGAATCTGCGGTGCCGGTTTCGCCCGCTGGCCAGCGAGTGACGGGCAGGCGGGCCGAGTTCATGCGCGGTGGGCCCGGGCTGCCGCGGCCTGGTCGGGGCTGGCCGTGAAGCTGACCTCGATCGATTTGCTGGTCGGGGTTTCGCTTTCGTCCGCGATGCTATCGATCGGGACCAGCACGTTGGCTTCGGGGAAATACGTCGCGGCACAGCCGCAGGGAATCTCGTAGGGCGCCACCATGAAGCGGTGTGCGATTCGTTCCTGACCGGCGTAATGGCTGGTGATGTCGACGAACAGCCCCTGCTGGAAACCGAGGGCGGCGATGTCGTCGGGATGCAGGAAAACCACTCGGCGTCCGCCATGGATGCCGCGGTAGCGGTCGTCGAGGCCGTAGATCGTCGTGTTGAACTGGTCGTGCGTGCGCATCGTCTGCAGCAGGAACCGGCCGGGTGCGACCGGCACAAAGCTGGTCGCCGCCGTGTGGAAATTGGCGCGCCCGGTGGCGGTGCGGAAGACGCGTTCGCGGGCGCCGTTCGGCAGGTAAAACGGGCCTTGGCTGATGCGCGCGTTGAAATCGGTGAAGCCGGGAATCACCCGCGAGATGTGGTCGCGGATGATCGCGTAGTCATGGCTCATGCCGGTCCAGTTGATCGTCGATGAGGGCAGCGTGGCGCGGGCGATGCCCGCGATGATGGCCACCTCGCTGAGCAGGGTGTCGCTGACCGGTTTCAAGCGACCGCGCGACGAACCCACGATGCCCATCGAATCCTCCACGGTGACGAATTGCTCGCCCGTGGCGCGTTCGTCGCTGTCGGTGCGACCGAGGCAGGGCAGGATCAGGGCGGTGCGGCCGGTGATGAGGTGGGAGCGGTTGAGCTTTGTGGCGATGTGGACGGTCAGGTCGCAGCGGCGCAGTGCCTCGGCAGTGAACGCGGTGTCGGGCGTGGCCTGCAGGAAATTTCCGCCGAGCGCGACGAAGGCCTTCACGCGACCGTCGTGCATGGCCTTGATGGCCTCGACGGCACCGTAGCCGTGATGGCCCGGCGGGGTGAAATGAAATTCCTTCTCCAGCGCCGCGAGCAGGGTGTCGGGCGGTTTTTCCCAGATGCCCATGGTGCGGTCGCCCTGCACGTTGCTGTGGCCGCGCACCGGGCACACGCCGGCGCCGGTCCGGCCGATGTGGCCGCCCAGCAGCAGCAGGTTCACGGCGTAGCGGATCGTATCGACGGCGTTCTTGTGCTGGGTGAGGCCCATGGCCCAGCAGATGATCATGCGCTTGGAGCCGGCCATCATGGCGCCAGCGGCGCGAATGTCGGACTCAGCCACGCCGGACAGGCGCACCCATTCGGCAAAGTCGCCTTCGCGGATGTCCTTGGCGAATTCGTCGAAGCCCGTGGTCAGGTTTGCGATGAAATCCCGGTCCAGCACCGAGCCGGGGTTGGCCTGTTCGGCCTCAAGTATCAGGCGGGCGAGCGCCTTGAAGAGCGACAGATCGCCATTGAGGCGCACGGGCAGGAACAAATCGCTCAACGCCGTGCTTTTGCCGAGCAGCATGGCGGCAAACTTGAGCGGGTTGGAGTATTCCTCGGGGTTCGGATTCTTCACCCGCATCAGGCCGACCTCGCGCAGCGGGTTGATCGCGATGATCTTCGCGCCGCGCTTCTTGGCGTTCTCCAGCGTCGTCATCATGCGTGGGTGATTGGTGCCCGGGTTCTGGCCGGCGATGACGATCAGGTCGCTGGCTTCGAGGTCCTCAAGCGTGACCGTGCCCTTCCCGATGCCGATGGCGGCGTTGAGCGCGCAGCCGCTCGATTCATGGCACATGTTGGAGCAATCCGGCAGGTTGTTCGTGCCGTAGGCGCGGGCGAAGAGCTGGTAGAGGAAGGCCGCCTCGTTGCTGGCGCGACCCGACGTGTAGAACGCGGCCGCGTCTGGCGAGGGTAGGGCGCGTAATCGTTCGCCGATGAGCGTAAAGGCCTCGTTCCACGCCATGGGTTCATAGTGATCGCTGCCAGTGCGAAGCACCATGGGCTCGGTCAGCCGGCCTTGCAGTTCGTGCCAGTGGTCGGATTGCTCCGCGAGGGCGGATATGGAGTATTCGCGGAAAAATTCCGCGGTGATTGTCCGGGTCGTGGCCTCACTGGCGATGGCCTTGGCGCCGTTTTCGCAAAACTCGAAGACATGGCGCTTCTCATCCGGACTGGGCCAAGCGCAGCTCTGGCAGTCGAAACCGTCCTTTTGGTTGACCTTGGCAAACGCCTTGGCGGTGCGCACGACACCCGCGCGGCCCAGACCATGTTCGAAACTCTTGGCAATGGCGGTCAAGCCGGCCGCGGCATGAGGCAAGGGCTTAAGCCGGGGGGTCGTCGTCTCAGGCGGCGGCTCTGCGCGGGGACCGGGGAGGGAAGACGGGAGAGGATTCACAGTGGCATGAGCCGGAATCAAGTAAATGAGCTAGATTAAAGCGACGCCAAAAACCCTCCGTCCACATATAGGATCTGTCCGTTGACGAAATCAGATGCGGGTGACGCCAGAAACACCACGGCTCCGACAAGATCCTGGGGCGTTCCCCATCGGCCAGCCGGTGTGCGCTGTTTCACCCAGGCATCGAAGTCGGGTCTGGCGGCGAGATGCTGGGTCATCTCGCTCAACATATACCCCGGACCAATGCCGTTTGCTTGGATGCCGCGGCGTCCCCATTCCACCGCCATGGCCTTGGTGAGCATCTTCAGGCCGCCTTTGGCCGCCATGTAGTTCCCCGTGGTGGGCCGGCCGGCTTCGCTCATCAGCGAACAGATGTTGATGATTTTTCCGCGGCCACGGACCAACATGGTGGCGACGGCGGCCTGAGAGGTCAGGAAGGCGCCGGTCAAATTGGTGTCCAATACGCATTGCCAGTCGGCGAGCGCCAGTGTTTCCAAAGGACCGTAACGGTGGATCCCGGCGTTGTTGACCAGGATGTCGATCGGCTCCAAGCCGGACGCGAACGCGGCGTTTATGGCAGCGGCATCGGTTACATCGAAGGCGAGCGGTTGTGCCCGGATACCCGAGCCGCGCAATTCGGCCGCCGTAGCCGCGGCGCGCAGCGGATCAATATCGTTGATGATGAGCTCAGCGCCGGCGGAGGCGAGGCCTCGCGCCATGGCGAGGCCAAGTCCTTGGCCAGATCCTGTGATCAACGCACGCCGGCCTGTTAAATCGAAGAGATCCATGAGAGCGCGCGATTTTTTGATTCAGTGGGTTCAGCAGCCGGTGGCACCGCCATTTTCTCAGGACTGAAAATGTTTGGTTGGGAGCTTGATTGCTCGTCCCGTGCGAAGCGACTTTGCCGCCGCTTCGGCGAGGACCAGTGCCTGGCGACCATCTTCGCCGTTTACGGGAAGCGGTTTGCGCTGGGTTGTCGCCTCGACGAAGGCAGACAACTCGAGCCGGTAGGCGACGGCGTATCGCTCAAGGAAGAAATGGAGCGGCTTGTCCACGCTTACCGAACGGGCGTCGGCCAGTTCAACAGTGGTCGGGGTAAGATTGCCGGCGAGCAGTCGGCCTTTGGCGCCGTGAACTTCGACGCGCTGATCGTAACCGTAGGCGGCGCGACGACTGTTATTGATGTGGGCGAGCTTTCCCGAGGCGGTTTTCATCACCACCATCACCGAGTCCGTATCGCCGGCATGCGCGATGTCCGGATCGATCAGGCAGCTGCCGGCGGCGAAGACTTCGACCGGCTCCTCGCCAAGGAGCCACCGCGCCATGTCGAAATCGTGAATCGTCATGTCGCGGAACTGTCCGCCGGAGATTTTGACATAGCTCACCGGCGGAGGGGCGGGGTCCCGGCTGGTGATAATCACTTGCTCGACCGCGCCGATCTCTCCGGTGCGAAGCCGGCGGTGCAACTCTGCGAAGCTCGGGTCGAATCGGCGATTGAAGCCGACCAGCATCGGAACCCCGGCCTTTTTCACGGCGGCAAGACACGCATCGACCCGCTTTAGCGAGAGATCAATGGGTTTCTCGCAGAAGATGGCCTTACCGGCGCGGGCGGCGGCAATCACGAGATCGGCGTGAGTGTCGGTGGAGGAGGCAATGATAACCGCGTTGACTTCGCGGTCGCCGAGGGCGGTGGCGGTATCGACAACGCGGGCTCCATATTTTCCCGCGAGGGCTTGGGCGCTGGCGGGATTGACGTCCACGACATAGCGAAGGCGGGCGTTAGCGGAAGCCGCCAGATTGGCGGCATGGATAGCACCGATGCGTCCGGCGCCGAATTGAGCGAAAGTGAGCATGGGAAAGGGGTGGAGCGTTGATGGAGGAAGGGCTTGGGTTTACTTGCGCCAAATGTCGCCTTCGCCGTCAATAAACCACCGGGACGTGGTGACCTTTGGTTGCGTATAGAACATGACGCCGGCGCGGCCCTGCATGTGCAGATCGCCGAAGAACGATTCGTTCCAGCCACTGAAGGGGAACATCGACATCGGCGCAGGCACGCCGACATTGATGCCGATCATGCCGGCCGACACGCGATGCTTGAACTCGCGCGCGGCGGCACCGCTGCGGGTGAAGATCGCGGCGCCGTTGCCGAAACTCGATTGGTTCGCCAGCGCGATGGCCTGGTCCAGGTCGGACATGTGAAGCACATTGAGCACGGGACCGAAGACTTCCTCCTGCGCGAGCTTCATCTCGGTGCGCACGTCCTCGACGATCGTCGCACCGAGATAGAAGCCGTTGGGCGCATCCGTGACCTTTACGCTGCGTCCATCCGCGACCACCCTGGCTCCGGCGCGTTCGCCCTCGTCGACCAGGCTGCGCACCCGATCGCGATGGGCGGCCGTGATGACGGCCCCCATGCCGGGTTGCTTCTCGACGTCGGTGCGACCGACCGTGAGCGCTTGGGCGGCTTTGACCAGTTCGGGCAGCAGCTTGCCGCCCCGGTCGCCAACCGTCAGCATGCTGGCTCCGGCCATGCAGCGTTCGCCGGCGCAGCCGAACGCGGCGTTCATGATGCCTTCAACGGTTTTCCCGATATCCGCATCAGGCATGACGACCACGTAGTTTTTGGCGCCGCCATTGGCTTGCACGCGCTTCCCGTGGGCGGTGCCGGTCGTATAGACATGCCGCGCGACCGGGGTTGATCCAACAAATGAAACCGCCTTCACCAAGGGATGTTTGAGCAGCGCATCGACCGCGTCCCGACCGCCGTGGACAAGATTGAAGACGCCCTTCGGCAGCCCGGCCTCGGCCAGCAATTGGGTGAGACGGATGGCAGTGAGCGGCACGCGCTCACTGGGCTTAAGGACAAAAGTGTTGCCGCACACGAGGGCGAGCGGGAACATCCACAGCGGGATCATCGCCGGGAAGTTGAAAGGAGTGATGCCGGCGCACACGCCGAGCGGGTGGCGGGCGAGTTCGCCGTCGATGCCCCGGGCGATGTTCGGCAGCAGTTCGCCCGTGAGCAGAGTCGGCGCGGCACAGGCAAGCTCCACGACTTCATAGCCGCGAAACAGATCGCCACGCGCCTCGGCGTAGGTCTTGCCGTGCTCGCGGCAGATGAGACGCGCGATTTCGTCGAAGTGTTGTTCGATCAGCGTGCGGTATTTGAACATCACGCGCGCGCGTTCGACGGCGGGTGTGTCCGCCCACGCTGGAAACGCGGCGTGGGCCGCACGGACGGCGGAGTCGACCTCGGCTGCACCGCCAAGCGGCAGCTCGCCGAGGACTTCGCCGAGCGAGGGATTGAACACCGGCGAGCGCGGGGCGCCCGCAAAGGTCGTCCATTCGCCGTCGATATAGAAAGGATGTTGGAAGGAGGTGGGGTGGGTCATTTGAAAATGGCTATCGAGACGCGAAAGATACAGGCGCCAAAGGGTCGATCCGCACCAAACGTCAGGGATGGATGATCGATCCAAGCGTTTTCTCCTGATGAGTTGAGGTTTGGGAACGGGGGTTCATTACGACTCAGCCGAGCATGGCCGCCCGGACGATGGCCAGAAGATCGGCGTAGCCGGCGAGAAACTGGTCGAGCGTATGCACGGTCGCGCCGTAACGGACGAACTCCGCCCGTTTCATGCCGTCCTCGTCGTGCGCCTTGATAAAGTCGGGAAACTTCGCACGCAGTTCGGCGAGGATGGCGTCGTCCACCGGTTGGTCGAGGGTCAGGCGGGGCTGCGCGGCGGCATTGTTGAACTTCGTCCACCACGTGTATGGTATCGTCTGCAGGACCTCGCGGCCGATGATCTGCGACCAGTGGCCTTCGTGGCGATAGGCCGCGGCGAGCAGTGTGCCTGGCCGGCCGCTCTCCAGAAAAAGCCGATGGGCGCG
Proteins encoded in this region:
- a CDS encoding SDR family oxidoreductase, translating into MDLFDLTGRRALITGSGQGLGLAMARGLASAGAELIINDIDPLRAAATAAELRGSGIRAQPLAFDVTDAAAINAAFASGLEPIDILVNNAGIHRYGPLETLALADWQCVLDTNLTGAFLTSQAAVATMLVRGRGKIINICSLMSEAGRPTTGNYMAAKGGLKMLTKAMAVEWGRRGIQANGIGPGYMLSEMTQHLAARPDFDAWVKQRTPAGRWGTPQDLVGAVVFLASPASDFVNGQILYVDGGFLASL
- the iolG gene encoding inositol 2-dehydrogenase codes for the protein MLTFAQFGAGRIGAIHAANLAASANARLRYVVDVNPASAQALAGKYGARVVDTATALGDREVNAVIIASSTDTHADLVIAAARAGKAIFCEKPIDLSLKRVDACLAAVKKAGVPMLVGFNRRFDPSFAELHRRLRTGEIGAVEQVIITSRDPAPPPVSYVKISGGQFRDMTIHDFDMARWLLGEEPVEVFAAGSCLIDPDIAHAGDTDSVMVVMKTASGKLAHINNSRRAAYGYDQRVEVHGAKGRLLAGNLTPTTVELADARSVSVDKPLHFFLERYAVAYRLELSAFVEATTQRKPLPVNGEDGRQALVLAEAAAKSLRTGRAIKLPTKHFQS
- the fdhD gene encoding formate dehydrogenase accessory sulfurtransferase FdhD; protein product: MNSARLPVTRWPAGETGTADSTDNLAIEEPMEIRVSGRSVAVTMRTPGHDRELAAGFLLTEGLIRQASDVLDILMCRDLPEGQTGNVVDALLAPDVAVDFARLTRHVFSSSSCGLCGKATIDAVAHNFLPAASGPQFTPAFLATLPGRLRAAQPGFAATGGLHASALFNSAGELLCLREDVGRHNALDKVLGWALLESRLPLRDTVLLVSGRVSFELVQKTLAAGLPLIAGIGAPSTLAVECARRGNLTLVGFLRAERFNVYCGAERVRGA
- a CDS encoding FdhF/YdeP family oxidoreductase, with protein sequence MTAIAKSFEHGLGRAGVVRTAKAFAKVNQKDGFDCQSCAWPSPDEKRHVFEFCENGAKAIASEATTRTITAEFFREYSISALAEQSDHWHELQGRLTEPMVLRTGSDHYEPMAWNEAFTLIGERLRALPSPDAAAFYTSGRASNEAAFLYQLFARAYGTNNLPDCSNMCHESSGCALNAAIGIGKGTVTLEDLEASDLIVIAGQNPGTNHPRMMTTLENAKKRGAKIIAINPLREVGLMRVKNPNPEEYSNPLKFAAMLLGKSTALSDLFLPVRLNGDLSLFKALARLILEAEQANPGSVLDRDFIANLTTGFDEFAKDIREGDFAEWVRLSGVAESDIRAAGAMMAGSKRMIICWAMGLTQHKNAVDTIRYAVNLLLLGGHIGRTGAGVCPVRGHSNVQGDRTMGIWEKPPDTLLAALEKEFHFTPPGHHGYGAVEAIKAMHDGRVKAFVALGGNFLQATPDTAFTAEALRRCDLTVHIATKLNRSHLITGRTALILPCLGRTDSDERATGEQFVTVEDSMGIVGSSRGRLKPVSDTLLSEVAIIAGIARATLPSSTINWTGMSHDYAIIRDHISRVIPGFTDFNARISQGPFYLPNGARERVFRTATGRANFHTAATSFVPVAPGRFLLQTMRTHDQFNTTIYGLDDRYRGIHGGRRVVFLHPDDIAALGFQQGLFVDITSHYAGQERIAHRFMVAPYEIPCGCAATYFPEANVLVPIDSIADESETPTSKSIEVSFTASPDQAAAARAHRA
- a CDS encoding CoA-acylating methylmalonate-semialdehyde dehydrogenase, whose translation is MTHPTSFQHPFYIDGEWTTFAGAPRSPVFNPSLGEVLGELPLGGAAEVDSAVRAAHAAFPAWADTPAVERARVMFKYRTLIEQHFDEIARLICREHGKTYAEARGDLFRGYEVVELACAAPTLLTGELLPNIARGIDGELARHPLGVCAGITPFNFPAMIPLWMFPLALVCGNTFVLKPSERVPLTAIRLTQLLAEAGLPKGVFNLVHGGRDAVDALLKHPLVKAVSFVGSTPVARHVYTTGTAHGKRVQANGGAKNYVVVMPDADIGKTVEGIMNAAFGCAGERCMAGASMLTVGDRGGKLLPELVKAAQALTVGRTDVEKQPGMGAVITAAHRDRVRSLVDEGERAGARVVADGRSVKVTDAPNGFYLGATIVEDVRTEMKLAQEEVFGPVLNVLHMSDLDQAIALANQSSFGNGAAIFTRSGAAAREFKHRVSAGMIGINVGVPAPMSMFPFSGWNESFFGDLHMQGRAGVMFYTQPKVTTSRWFIDGEGDIWRK
- a CDS encoding molybdenum cofactor biosysynthesis protein; amino-acid sequence: MNIEAIFISPGHNYVGHHGQPSGTHAIESVESVECVAGRGLRGDRFFDHKPDYPGQITFFAAEVHEHLQRSLKLPVAPASAYRRNVLTRGVDLMTLIGREFTVQGVRFRGMGECKPCYWMDQALAPGAEQWLQGRGGLRALILSDGCLRLTAPS